The following are encoded together in the Leptospira brenneri genome:
- a CDS encoding succinate CoA transferase, with protein MTVTNSLIEQKLKTAEEVAALLPQHVTLGCSGFTPAGYPKLIPVAFAKRIEEEKKSGKEFSINLYAGASTGDELDGALAKTGALKLRIPYQSNSHLRNLINQGESDFIDMHLSHVVKYIEHGILPKIDAAIVEAIDVTADGKIYLSTSSGMSATYIRNAESVFIELTDTHPLELKGYHDIYLPNHHEKGLPINIITPGDRIGLPYIQVSPDKIKGIVRSSKPDAATVFKTPDADCQNIAAHVLSFIQHEIKMGRIPKEYLPFQNGVGNIANAVLASMAKDPNFHSIQMYTEVVQDSVFDLIDAGKLEIASTSALTFSEAGLKRFHENISEWKSKFVIRPQEISNHPEVIRRMGLIAMNTAIEVDIYGNVNSTHVMGTSMMNGIGGSGDFTRNSHLCIFMTPSLAKDGNISAVVPMVSHTDHNEHSTMIFVTEQGLADLRGCPPKKRAELIINNCAHPIYRDKLREYYENALRVSKGKHTPHDLEKALSWHVQFLKTGSMK; from the coding sequence CTCATTAATTGAACAAAAATTAAAAACAGCAGAAGAAGTTGCGGCACTATTGCCCCAACACGTCACTTTAGGGTGTTCTGGTTTTACACCTGCAGGATACCCAAAACTCATCCCCGTTGCATTTGCCAAACGAATTGAAGAGGAAAAAAAATCAGGAAAAGAGTTTTCGATTAATTTATACGCGGGTGCATCTACTGGGGACGAATTAGATGGAGCATTAGCAAAAACAGGTGCCCTCAAACTAAGAATCCCTTATCAATCCAATTCGCACCTTCGTAATCTCATCAATCAAGGGGAGTCCGATTTCATTGATATGCATCTGTCCCATGTAGTAAAATACATCGAACATGGAATTCTACCAAAAATTGATGCCGCTATCGTGGAAGCTATCGATGTTACTGCCGATGGTAAAATTTATCTTTCCACATCATCCGGTATGAGTGCGACTTATATTCGTAATGCGGAATCTGTTTTTATTGAATTAACAGATACTCATCCTTTAGAATTAAAAGGATACCATGATATCTATTTACCCAATCATCATGAAAAGGGGCTTCCAATCAATATCATCACTCCAGGTGATAGAATCGGTTTGCCTTATATCCAAGTTTCACCGGATAAAATCAAAGGGATCGTACGTTCCAGTAAACCAGACGCGGCAACTGTTTTCAAAACACCAGACGCGGATTGCCAAAACATAGCAGCACATGTTTTGTCCTTTATCCAACATGAAATTAAAATGGGAAGGATTCCTAAAGAGTATCTTCCTTTCCAGAATGGTGTTGGAAATATTGCAAACGCAGTTCTTGCCAGTATGGCAAAAGATCCTAATTTCCACTCAATCCAGATGTACACAGAGGTTGTCCAAGATTCTGTATTTGATTTGATCGATGCTGGTAAGTTGGAAATTGCATCCACTTCTGCTCTTACGTTTTCAGAAGCAGGCTTAAAAAGATTTCATGAAAATATTTCCGAATGGAAATCTAAGTTTGTCATTCGTCCGCAAGAGATTTCAAACCATCCAGAAGTCATTAGGCGAATGGGACTCATTGCGATGAATACAGCTATCGAAGTTGATATTTATGGGAATGTCAATTCAACTCATGTGATGGGAACATCCATGATGAATGGGATTGGTGGTTCCGGTGATTTTACAAGGAACTCTCATCTTTGTATTTTTATGACCCCTTCTCTTGCCAAAGACGGAAATATTTCAGCAGTGGTTCCTATGGTGTCTCATACTGATCATAATGAACATTCCACTATGATTTTTGTTACAGAACAAGGGTTAGCTGATCTTAGGGGATGCCCACCGAAAAAAAGAGCGGAACTCATCATCAATAACTGCGCACATCCAATCTACCGCGACAAACTACGCGAATATTATGAAAATGCTCTTAGGGTTTCTAAGGGAAAACATACTCCGCATGATTTGGAAAAGGCACTTTCTTGGCATGTCCAATTTCTAAAGACAGGAAGCATGAAGTGA
- a CDS encoding FAD-dependent oxidoreductase has protein sequence MIAVVGSGIAGLTAAWAIRKFKDVTLFEKHPEIGMAAFGAKQTIGGNEVEFDIPFRTIKRDYYPTLFQVYDKVGIKTRPVDYSFRVESNEEVVFGFRSHQLFGIPFGIPTMDSFVSEKGRRIFSDLLKFYANAKTDWQKENPTISILDFLIKYGYSKEFIYEFLLPTFALVNTCKTETVGAYPAETIIGYHSRGYSYTPQETASFGTRDIVNRLTSDLTNLTLNAGIKKIYKKGNKNIIQFANDEKEFDHIILSTQANQGQELLGQGFELEKEILDEFRYESSDVVLHTDESYFSNTSVSLVFKIRDGYDKPEVTLDLGRIIPELHGKKIFQTWNPHKLPDSNDTLKLAKFERPVMDARTAKAIERIAKLHSETNCNLWLCGSYSLYGIPLLEAGAKSALLVASSLLGQSIEHLIQR, from the coding sequence GTGATCGCAGTTGTGGGTTCTGGAATTGCCGGGTTGACTGCAGCCTGGGCAATTCGAAAGTTTAAGGATGTGACTTTATTTGAAAAACATCCAGAGATAGGGATGGCAGCATTTGGCGCCAAACAAACGATTGGTGGAAATGAGGTAGAGTTTGATATTCCTTTTAGAACCATTAAGCGTGATTATTATCCCACGCTCTTCCAGGTATATGATAAGGTTGGTATTAAAACTAGACCAGTTGACTATTCTTTCCGAGTAGAATCAAATGAGGAGGTTGTTTTTGGATTCCGTTCTCACCAATTGTTTGGGATTCCCTTTGGTATACCAACGATGGATTCTTTTGTTTCGGAGAAGGGTCGTAGAATTTTTTCTGATTTATTAAAGTTTTATGCCAATGCAAAAACCGATTGGCAAAAAGAGAATCCAACCATTTCCATCTTGGATTTTTTGATCAAATATGGTTATTCAAAAGAATTTATTTATGAATTTCTTCTACCAACCTTTGCGCTTGTTAACACTTGCAAAACGGAGACTGTTGGAGCTTATCCTGCAGAGACCATTATTGGATACCATTCTAGAGGTTATTCATATACTCCGCAAGAAACTGCAAGTTTTGGAACAAGAGATATAGTCAATCGACTCACTTCTGATCTTACCAATTTGACTTTGAATGCAGGAATTAAAAAGATTTATAAAAAAGGAAATAAAAATATCATTCAGTTTGCCAATGATGAAAAAGAATTTGATCATATAATTCTTTCGACACAAGCAAACCAAGGACAGGAACTTCTTGGTCAGGGGTTTGAATTAGAAAAAGAAATATTGGATGAGTTTCGTTATGAGTCGAGCGATGTAGTTTTACATACAGACGAGTCTTATTTTTCCAATACTTCAGTTTCTTTGGTTTTTAAAATCAGAGATGGGTATGACAAACCAGAAGTTACCTTAGATTTAGGAAGAATCATTCCTGAGTTACATGGTAAAAAGATCTTTCAAACATGGAATCCACACAAACTCCCAGACAGTAATGATACCTTGAAACTTGCAAAGTTTGAAAGGCCAGTGATGGACGCACGAACTGCTAAAGCAATTGAACGAATCGCAAAATTACATTCAGAAACCAATTGTAATCTATGGTTATGTGGTTCTTATTCTCTATATGGGATTCCTCTTTTGGAAGCAGGAGCAAAGTCGGCTTTGCTTGTGGCCTCTAGTTTACTTGGTCAAAGTATCGAACACTTAATACAAAGATAA
- a CDS encoding SAM-dependent methyltransferase, with protein MTPFPFSKSPVSVFPQSPPYFVSNFGFWTGDTSYKTAGIRFISEFAKGCDLKPKSKILEVGSGLGGSLVYWSKEYNPKVLSAINLPGEQSEFAEQLFVSTNTNVKPFLQGSWEEIKGFQDSSYQYIFSLDAAYHFENLNKFYQESYRVLEPGGKLVFTHFQVKNKTMKIFWWLYLPFLIPKGNLKLVKETVQELESIGFKQIKNEDWTSPVLLGFIDYSKTLPTSLKTFGKILNWFVKNLNLSYHYYVFEK; from the coding sequence ATGACACCCTTCCCCTTTTCAAAATCACCTGTTTCCGTCTTTCCCCAATCACCTCCCTACTTCGTCTCTAATTTTGGATTTTGGACGGGGGATACTTCCTACAAAACCGCGGGAATCAGATTTATATCTGAATTTGCCAAAGGATGCGACCTAAAACCGAAATCTAAAATTTTAGAAGTTGGATCGGGGCTTGGCGGGAGTTTGGTGTATTGGTCGAAAGAATACAATCCAAAAGTTCTATCTGCCATCAATCTTCCTGGAGAACAATCCGAATTCGCAGAACAATTGTTTGTTTCAACGAATACAAACGTTAAACCCTTTCTCCAAGGTAGCTGGGAAGAGATAAAAGGATTTCAAGATTCTTCTTACCAATATATCTTTTCTTTGGATGCAGCTTACCATTTCGAAAACCTAAACAAATTTTATCAGGAAAGTTACCGAGTTTTAGAACCTGGTGGGAAACTAGTATTTACTCATTTCCAAGTTAAAAATAAAACTATGAAAATCTTTTGGTGGTTATACCTTCCGTTTCTGATTCCTAAAGGGAATTTAAAACTTGTGAAAGAAACCGTTCAAGAATTAGAAAGCATTGGATTCAAACAAATCAAAAACGAAGACTGGACAAGTCCTGTCCTACTCGGTTTTATTGATTACTCAAAAACATTACCAACTTCCTTAAAAACATTTGGTAAAATTTTGAATTGGTTCGTTAAAAACCTAAACCTTAGTTATCATTATTACGTATTTGAAAAATAA
- a CDS encoding metal-sensitive transcriptional regulator, whose protein sequence is MSLSENQTKLIHRINRIQGQLEAIKNTITAEEKDCEKAILLLKAAHQAMKKFGEAYIHEYMDGCFKEKKSTQSIESDVKKAITAAFSL, encoded by the coding sequence ATGAGCCTTTCGGAAAACCAAACCAAACTGATCCATCGTATCAATCGAATCCAGGGACAGCTGGAAGCAATCAAGAATACAATCACAGCAGAAGAAAAAGACTGTGAAAAAGCCATTTTGCTTTTAAAAGCCGCCCACCAAGCAATGAAAAAATTTGGCGAGGCATACATTCATGAGTATATGGATGGATGTTTTAAAGAAAAGAAATCGACTCAAAGCATTGAATCTGATGTAAAAAAAGCCATTACTGCCGCATTCTCCCTCTAA
- a CDS encoding YgaP family membrane protein, which yields MFLASTKTWYLERLVYLIAGLFSLVGVSLGTLVSPWWYLLNLVVGFNLVMFSLIGFCPMAILLNKLGFEPRVRD from the coding sequence ATGTTTTTGGCTTCGACAAAAACCTGGTATTTGGAGCGATTGGTTTATCTCATCGCTGGCCTTTTCAGTTTGGTGGGTGTTTCTCTAGGTACTTTGGTATCACCTTGGTGGTATCTTTTGAATCTAGTTGTGGGATTTAACTTGGTGATGTTTTCATTGATTGGTTTTTGTCCTATGGCCATTCTCTTGAACAAACTCGGTTTTGAACCCAGAGTTCGGGATTAA
- a CDS encoding TolC family protein: protein MKPIISILLLIFPMALFAGAIGFDDLWKRIEENSSARKSKYLEWKAGEIAKDRSDKHWLPRVYTDLRTFQTNDPTLNFMGKLSQRSATDSDFSTASTRYRAGNFLDSNNQPYSTLNSNTMNLIAKDTLNYPGTHTYSRGTLGMDLPLYEGGSGKTMAEMNDKRSVGLKFEWLAIRDREFAQTGFYYRAIQTLNEYKSRLEKIKKTESKFQSNYSLGNKGNPVGYAGYLALKSIKNQITLLEKQSDLQINDYKTTLYVLSDLLPSDLEITESDLNVFLDTYFKRPSGYERSNQMNAQIKYAEGERLKVDLETAKFLPKVAAYSEAYGYHGSRDTSNAYQAGVYLQMNLYNPKDMGVIEESKLNAEAALKKIEEKTKEEEAHVKSLFQKEISLKESLDLVKETVKYQEEQVVNMQRLFQSGAINAIQFAETLNKSLELSRVLMETEIAVLQVRTEISLFSNHGETNESTGRN, encoded by the coding sequence ATGAAACCGATCATTAGCATTTTGCTTTTGATATTTCCGATGGCTCTCTTTGCTGGAGCCATCGGGTTTGATGACTTGTGGAAAAGAATAGAGGAGAACTCTTCTGCAAGAAAATCGAAATACTTAGAATGGAAGGCAGGAGAGATCGCAAAAGATAGATCCGACAAACATTGGTTACCAAGAGTGTATACAGATTTACGTACCTTCCAAACAAATGACCCCACTCTTAATTTTATGGGGAAACTAAGCCAACGGAGTGCAACAGATTCCGATTTTTCTACCGCTTCCACAAGATATAGAGCTGGAAACTTTTTAGATTCAAATAACCAGCCTTATTCGACTTTAAATTCAAATACGATGAATTTAATTGCTAAAGATACTTTAAACTATCCAGGAACTCATACTTATTCTCGCGGTACCTTGGGAATGGATTTACCTTTGTATGAAGGTGGATCCGGAAAAACGATGGCGGAGATGAATGACAAAAGATCTGTCGGTCTTAAATTTGAGTGGCTCGCCATTCGCGATAGAGAATTTGCACAAACAGGCTTTTATTACAGAGCAATTCAAACATTAAATGAATATAAAAGTAGATTAGAAAAAATAAAAAAAACTGAATCTAAATTTCAATCCAACTATTCATTAGGAAATAAAGGTAATCCCGTTGGATATGCTGGTTATTTAGCATTAAAATCAATTAAGAATCAGATTACTCTTCTTGAAAAACAATCTGATCTACAGATAAATGATTACAAAACAACTCTCTATGTTTTATCAGATTTACTTCCTTCTGATTTAGAAATCACTGAGTCGGATTTAAATGTATTTTTAGATACATATTTTAAACGTCCAAGCGGGTATGAAAGATCCAACCAGATGAATGCTCAAATCAAATATGCTGAGGGTGAACGACTTAAAGTAGATTTGGAAACGGCAAAGTTTTTACCTAAAGTCGCTGCTTATTCGGAAGCTTACGGATATCATGGGAGTCGGGATACTTCTAATGCTTACCAAGCTGGAGTTTATCTACAAATGAACTTATATAATCCCAAAGATATGGGCGTTATCGAAGAATCTAAACTAAATGCAGAGGCTGCGTTAAAAAAAATTGAAGAGAAAACCAAAGAAGAAGAAGCACATGTGAAATCGCTTTTTCAAAAAGAAATTTCTCTGAAAGAGAGTTTAGATTTGGTAAAAGAAACAGTAAAATACCAAGAAGAACAAGTTGTGAATATGCAAAGGCTCTTTCAAAGCGGAGCCATCAATGCCATTCAATTTGCGGAAACATTAAATAAATCTTTAGAATTATCCCGAGTACTTATGGAAACTGAAATCGCTGTTTTGCAAGTAAGAACAGAGATATCGTTATTTTCAAATCATGGAGAGACAAATGAATCCACTGGAAGAAATTAG
- a CDS encoding efflux RND transporter permease subunit produces MNPLEEIRKGFAGRLAETFLHSRLTPVIAVASLVLGLFAVYLTPKEEEPQISVPMIDIQIPAPGFSPEETERKVTEFVERAVWGLEGVEYVYSTSKWHGSYITVRFKVGEPIEPSLLKIHHKLMEVKNILPRNTQNPIVKSYSIDDVPFLALSFSSENIDDYTLRQRVAPLARELSSTPDLANVQILGGLKKVVRVKVDPNLLVRYGVTAIEVATSLEQNDALIPAGKNWSADSIMDIEVGGVLKKISDVKRLPVAQRGGRVVLIQDLAVVEEGPEERTRSSLLFDKSLGEGKRNAVTIVFAKRKGTNVVNLSKDLLERANLFQKDLPKEIRLSVIRDYGSTAEDKSHELIEHLLIATISVTVLIALWMGWRSALVVAIAIPVTLALTLAIYYFLGYTLNRVTLFALIFSIGILVDDAIVVVENIERHLEENPKLGIIRATLVAVSEVGNPTILATFTVIAAILPMAFVRGLMGPYMKPIPVGASLAMILSLIVAFVITPWASVRLLKENHTHAESGSLERKISKLDVIYIRFMNWLLGFKKNATVFGAITIGLLLISMAFVGFKWVKVKMLPFDNKEEFQVLIDYKPETTLNQSMSHTEELTKLLLKNTNVEKIQIFAGEAAPFSFSGMVKHSFLRNLDSMNDLQVILKNKNNRKESSHEIIESLRFDIQKFGEMYGAVTKVLEIPPGPPVMATMVAEVYGPTALERKRVTEEIYQVFSEEPSVVDLDTSLRNGRPKIVYPIDFEKSGLYGIKTSALAYTGSILFSESPLVSLATSEEPEEVTVNLSVIQSFRGSTNPFQNQNIMSMESGVISSERVLGKPHLEEDRALYRKNLKPVNYVMSELSGMEEAPVYGMLKLAPKIKYQTQTAEVPWNTTKPVIKWDGEWFITYEVFRDLGGAFAVVILLIYVLVLGWFKSYTVPLVIMAPIPISLIGILPGHFMMGAYFTATSMIGFIAGAGIIVRNSIILVDFIEGEIKKGVELKEAVVHAGVVRFRPMLLTASAVVVGSFVMLFDPIFQGLAISLMFGEIAATVLSRFAVPVLYYWFIGKSRQGVIKHG; encoded by the coding sequence ATGAATCCACTGGAAGAAATTAGAAAGGGATTTGCAGGCAGACTTGCTGAAACTTTTTTACATTCGAGACTTACACCAGTCATTGCAGTTGCTAGTTTGGTATTAGGGTTGTTTGCGGTATATTTGACTCCTAAAGAAGAGGAACCGCAAATATCTGTTCCTATGATAGATATCCAAATTCCAGCGCCTGGATTTTCACCTGAAGAAACGGAACGTAAGGTGACTGAGTTTGTAGAACGAGCAGTTTGGGGATTGGAAGGTGTTGAATATGTTTATTCTACGAGTAAATGGCACGGAAGTTATATTACTGTTCGGTTTAAAGTAGGGGAACCTATCGAACCTTCGCTACTTAAGATTCATCATAAACTAATGGAAGTGAAAAATATCCTACCCCGAAACACACAGAATCCAATTGTTAAATCTTATTCCATTGATGATGTTCCGTTCCTTGCATTAAGTTTTAGTTCCGAAAACATAGACGATTATACTTTGCGACAACGAGTCGCTCCACTTGCCCGTGAACTTTCTTCAACCCCTGATCTCGCAAATGTACAGATATTAGGTGGTTTAAAGAAGGTGGTTCGGGTAAAGGTGGATCCAAACCTTCTTGTTCGATATGGAGTCACTGCAATCGAAGTTGCGACAAGTTTGGAACAAAACGATGCTTTGATCCCTGCTGGGAAAAATTGGTCCGCTGATTCCATTATGGATATCGAAGTTGGCGGTGTACTCAAAAAAATATCTGATGTCAAACGTCTTCCTGTAGCGCAACGAGGTGGGCGTGTGGTTCTCATCCAAGACTTAGCAGTTGTTGAGGAAGGGCCAGAAGAAAGGACAAGGTCTTCTCTACTTTTTGATAAATCTCTTGGAGAAGGAAAAAGGAATGCAGTCACTATTGTTTTTGCTAAACGCAAAGGAACAAATGTGGTGAATTTATCTAAGGATTTATTAGAAAGAGCTAATTTATTTCAAAAAGATTTACCAAAAGAAATTCGTTTGAGTGTGATTCGTGATTACGGAAGTACCGCGGAAGATAAATCACATGAGCTCATTGAACACTTATTGATTGCCACTATTTCTGTTACAGTCCTGATCGCACTTTGGATGGGATGGAGATCTGCACTTGTGGTTGCCATTGCAATTCCGGTGACTCTTGCACTTACTTTAGCAATTTATTATTTCCTTGGTTACACACTGAACCGAGTGACTTTGTTTGCGTTAATCTTTTCTATCGGTATTCTTGTGGATGATGCCATTGTTGTCGTAGAAAATATAGAACGACATTTGGAAGAAAATCCGAAATTAGGAATCATCCGTGCTACACTCGTTGCTGTTTCAGAAGTAGGTAATCCGACAATCCTTGCTACTTTTACTGTAATTGCGGCCATTCTACCGATGGCATTTGTTCGTGGCCTTATGGGGCCTTATATGAAACCCATTCCAGTTGGGGCAAGTTTAGCAATGATTCTATCACTTATTGTTGCTTTTGTCATCACTCCATGGGCATCGGTTCGTCTGTTAAAAGAAAATCATACTCATGCAGAGAGTGGATCATTAGAACGTAAAATCTCTAAACTCGACGTGATTTATATCCGTTTTATGAATTGGTTACTCGGGTTCAAAAAGAACGCCACCGTCTTTGGTGCCATTACCATTGGACTTTTACTGATTTCGATGGCTTTTGTTGGATTTAAATGGGTGAAGGTAAAGATGTTGCCTTTTGACAACAAAGAAGAGTTTCAGGTTTTAATCGATTATAAACCGGAAACAACACTGAATCAGAGTATGAGTCATACCGAGGAGTTAACAAAGCTCCTGTTGAAAAACACCAACGTAGAAAAAATTCAAATTTTTGCTGGGGAAGCCGCACCGTTTTCTTTTTCGGGTATGGTGAAACACTCTTTTCTTCGTAATCTCGATTCGATGAATGATTTACAGGTCATTCTAAAGAATAAAAATAATCGAAAAGAATCAAGTCATGAAATCATAGAAAGTCTAAGATTCGACATACAAAAGTTTGGTGAAATGTATGGGGCTGTAACGAAAGTGTTGGAAATCCCTCCAGGACCTCCGGTGATGGCAACTATGGTTGCGGAGGTGTATGGTCCTACCGCACTTGAAAGGAAACGTGTCACAGAAGAAATTTATCAAGTATTTAGCGAAGAACCAAGTGTCGTCGATTTGGATACATCACTTAGAAATGGTCGTCCAAAGATAGTCTACCCAATTGATTTTGAAAAATCAGGACTTTATGGAATTAAAACTTCTGCTCTGGCTTATACGGGCTCCATCCTGTTTTCTGAATCGCCGTTAGTCAGTTTGGCGACTTCAGAAGAGCCGGAAGAAGTCACTGTAAATCTTTCTGTGATTCAAAGTTTCCGCGGCTCTACAAATCCATTCCAAAATCAAAACATAATGTCTATGGAGTCGGGAGTCATCTCTTCAGAACGTGTTTTAGGAAAACCTCATTTGGAAGAAGACCGTGCCCTTTATCGTAAAAATTTAAAACCGGTCAACTATGTGATGAGCGAACTTTCTGGTATGGAGGAAGCTCCCGTTTATGGGATGTTGAAACTTGCACCGAAAATCAAATATCAAACACAAACCGCTGAAGTACCTTGGAATACAACGAAACCTGTGATTAAGTGGGATGGTGAGTGGTTTATCACCTATGAGGTGTTCCGTGATCTTGGCGGAGCTTTTGCGGTGGTGATATTACTCATTTATGTTTTGGTTTTAGGATGGTTTAAAAGTTATACTGTCCCGCTCGTGATTATGGCGCCAATTCCCATTTCACTGATTGGAATTTTACCAGGTCATTTTATGATGGGAGCTTACTTTACGGCAACGTCTATGATAGGTTTTATTGCTGGAGCGGGGATCATTGTTCGAAACTCGATCATCCTTGTAGATTTTATTGAAGGAGAAATCAAAAAAGGTGTCGAACTGAAAGAAGCTGTCGTGCATGCAGGAGTAGTGCGGTTTCGCCCAATGTTACTGACTGCTTCTGCCGTGGTTGTTGGATCTTTTGTCATGTTATTTGATCCAATCTTTCAAGGTCTTGCCATCTCACTTATGTTTGGTGAAATTGCCGCTACGGTTCTCAGTCGGTTTGCGGTTCCGGTTTTATACTACTGGTTTATCGGGAAATCAAGACAAGGTGTGATCAAACATGGATAA